Below is a genomic region from Microbacterium galbinum.
TCGCCGCCGTCGAGGGCTCGCGCCACCGGCACGAGACCGGTCGAACGCCGCACCTCGGCGGTCGTCTCGGGCGGGTCGTCGAAGCCGTCGCGGACGGCGAACTCGCCGTAGCGCCCGGCGATGAGCGCCTCGACGTCCTCGGTCATGGCGACATCGGCGCGCCCGGCCAGGAACTCGGCATGCGGAGCGGCCGCGGCGAGCGCCGCGTTGCCGCCCGTGTGGTCGAAGTCGCAGTGCGAGCTGACCACCCAGCGCAGGTCGGCGAGATCGAACCCGATCTCCTCCAGCGTCGGCAGCAGGGTGCCGGGCACGGAGTCGGCGACACCGGTGTCGAACAGCAGGGCGCCCTCAGGGCCGGTGAGCAGGTACATCGCGATGAAGCGCTCGCCGAGCGGCGCCTGGATGCGGTGGATGCCGTGACGCACCTGCATCATTCGCTCCAGGTGCCGTGGTCGATCAGGCGGAGTCCGGCGCGCTTCGAGCGCACATGGGGCCCGGCCGGCTCCTGCCAGGTGGCCTCGCTGCGGGCCTTGAGGATGAGCGCCTCGTCGACCTCGATGCCGACGCCCGGACGGTCCCCGAGCACGACGCCGCCGTCGGCGAACTCCTGATCGAGCACGAGACCGAACGGCGCCCCGAGATCCTGCACCTCGGCCGACAGGTGATTCGGCACGGCCGCCGCGGCCGCCGTCACGGTGTGGTTCGCGGTGAGCCCGACGGGGCTGACGGGCAGATCGCGGGCGTGCGCGGCGATCGCCACGCGCAGGAAGTGCGTGACGCCCCACACCGCCCCCGCCTGCACGATGTCGGCACCGCCGGCGTCGAGAAGGGGACGGTACTGCTCGAGCCCGGTGAGGTTCTCGCCGGTGGCGACGGAGGCCTTGATCGCCGCGCTCAGGCGCGCATGCCCCGCGGCATCCCACCGCCGCAGCGGCTCCTCGACCCAGGTGAGGTCGATGCGCTCCTCGAGCGCGCTGACGTGCCGGACGGCCTGCTTGAGGTTCCACGACTCGTTGGCGTCGAGCATGAGCGCAGGCGCCGCGCCGCCGGCCTGGAGCACGTCGGTGAGGATGCCGAAGCGGCGCAGATCCGCCTCGACGTTTCGCCCGCCCTTGAGCTTGGCGGCGGTGTAGCCGCGCTCGCCGAAGCGGCGGTAGAGGGCGGCGAGCTGCTCGTCGTCGAGTGCGGCGTCGAGGCCCGAGGCGTAGCCGGGCACGAAGCGGTCGCCCGCTCCGAGCAGACGCCACAGCGGCTCACCCGCGAGCTTGGCCTTGATGTCCCACAGCGCGGTGTCGAAGGCGCCGATGCCACCGAAGGTCGCGCCCCCGTGCGACGACTTGAACACCCGCGCGAGCATGGCGTCGTAGAGGGTGGTGACGGCGCGGGGGTCCTGCCCCTCGAGGGCGGGGAACAGGCGCTCGAGGTCGGCGTGCGACCCCATGCCGACACCCTCGATGCCCTCGTCGGTCTCGAGGATCACGAGCGGCACGTCGGTGACGCCGGATGCGATGAACCCGTTGACGTCGCCGACGGGGCGCCCCCAGTCGTGGACGGTGCGCAGCGTGCGGTAGCCGGTGATCTTCATGTCGCCCTTGAGTGTGAGAGATCGAATGTGAAAACAACATACATCATATGTCTGTCGTTTCGCGAGTGTCCCCTGCCGCCCCATTCCGGAGGTCAATAGAGTGTCAGGCATGACCCCGCCCGCAGACGCCACCACCGCCGGTCGCGCACGCACCCCCATCGATCGCATCGGCGCGACCGTGCTGAACGAGCTCGTCCAGTCGATCGTCACCGGGGAGTACGCACCGGGCGACCTGCTGCCGCCCGAGAGCGTCATCAGCGTGCAGTTCGGCGTGAGCCGAACCGTCATCCGCGAGACGATGAAGCGCCTGCAGGAGAAGGGCATGGTCACGGTCGCCCAGGGGCGCGGCACGCACGTGAATCCCTCCACGAGCTGGAACGTGCTCGACCCCTCGGTGCTCACCGCCATGATCGAGAACGACTCGACCCTCGGCGTGCTCGACGACCTCAGCGTGGTGCGCGGGGCGCTCGAAGCGGCGATGGCCGCCGCCGCCGCCCGCGCGGTCGACGACGACGCCCGCACCCGCCTGCGCGAGAGCCTGGAGACGATGGAGGCTCACGTCGACGACTCGGCGGCATTCCGCGAGGCCGACGTGAAGTTCCACCTCGCCGTGATGGAGCTCGCCGACAACGGTCTCGCCGAGAACATCGCGCGCGTGCTCATCGCTCATGCGGTGGGCAGCGACCGCTTCACCGGTGTCGACCCCGCGCATGCGTTCGAGCTGACCCTCGCCGAGCACACCGCGATCCTCGAGGCGATCTCGGCCGGCGACGCCGAGGCCGCGCGCCTCGCGA
It encodes:
- a CDS encoding mandelate racemase/muconate lactonizing enzyme family protein, with product MKITGYRTLRTVHDWGRPVGDVNGFIASGVTDVPLVILETDEGIEGVGMGSHADLERLFPALEGQDPRAVTTLYDAMLARVFKSSHGGATFGGIGAFDTALWDIKAKLAGEPLWRLLGAGDRFVPGYASGLDAALDDEQLAALYRRFGERGYTAAKLKGGRNVEADLRRFGILTDVLQAGGAAPALMLDANESWNLKQAVRHVSALEERIDLTWVEEPLRRWDAAGHARLSAAIKASVATGENLTGLEQYRPLLDAGGADIVQAGAVWGVTHFLRVAIAAHARDLPVSPVGLTANHTVTAAAAAVPNHLSAEVQDLGAPFGLVLDQEFADGGVVLGDRPGVGIEVDEALILKARSEATWQEPAGPHVRSKRAGLRLIDHGTWSE
- a CDS encoding FadR/GntR family transcriptional regulator gives rise to the protein MTPPADATTAGRARTPIDRIGATVLNELVQSIVTGEYAPGDLLPPESVISVQFGVSRTVIRETMKRLQEKGMVTVAQGRGTHVNPSTSWNVLDPSVLTAMIENDSTLGVLDDLSVVRGALEAAMAAAAARAVDDDARTRLRESLETMEAHVDDSAAFREADVKFHLAVMELADNGLAENIARVLIAHAVGSDRFTGVDPAHAFELTLAEHTAILEAISAGDAEAARLAMSEHILGSWSRRRLPSKKRS